The DNA region GTTATTAGACGAAATTCTACAGTTTCGGTGTTGGAACGAATCATAGACACCTTATATGCCCTTACTGCCTGTATTTCCACAGAATTTTGCCATAATGACAATAATAAAGTAGCTGGAGTTCGTTAGCCTTCCCATTTCACGCTAAACTTTGAAATAAGGTGTAACCGATTCATTAGCGTCTTGAATTAACTTTAACGTAATTCTACTTACTTATCCTACAGCTTGCTCAGCAGCATAGACAATCTGCGCATGGCTTCTTCAACTGTTGAACGTGGACAGGCCACATTGATGCGCATGAATCCGGTACCTTCCGCTCCGAAATTGCTTCCATCATTGAAGGCAAGTCCTGCTTCCTTGAGCAGCATATTGCACAGTTGCGATTGCGGGATTTTCAGCTTTCGGAAATCCATCCATAACAGGTAAGTCGCTTCTGGAAGATGGATTCCGATTTGCGGCATATGTTCCGCGACATACTCTTGCACGTACTCCATATTTCCACGGATATAGGCAAGGCAATCATCCAGCCATTGCTCAGCACCGTTGTACGCAGCTTCAGTAGCGACAGCTCCCAGCGTACTGATATTGGAAAGCCCCATCGTCTTCACACCCTGCATGAATGATTCACGCAGCTTGGCATTTGGGATGATGATATTGGAAGTGCATAGACCTGGAATGTTGAACGTTTTACTCGGTGCTGTACAGATCATGCTGAGATCAGCGACAGCTTCCGAAATAAGGGCCAGCGGCGTATGAGTGCCGCGTTGATGAACGAGATCAGCATGAATCTCATCCGAGACCATAATGACATTATATTGCACACACAGGGTGGCGAGGCTTTCGAGCTCCTCACGAGTCCACACACGCCCGACCGGGTTGTGAGGACTGCACAGAATCAGCATTTTGACACGGCCAGTCTTGAAGCAGGATTCCAGATGCTCCAGATCCATGGCGTAATGTCCGTTGTTCTCTATCAGAGGATTGGTCATCAGTTCTCTGCCTTGACCACGTACCACTTCATAGAAGGGCGCATACACCGGAGTCTGGATTACTACCGCATCTCCCAGTTCAGTGAATCGTTGTATGGCAATGCTGAGTGCAGGCACAATACCCGGGGTGAATACAATCCATTCATCGTTAATGCTCCAGTTGTGACGTCGCTCCATCCATCCCGCCACCGCTGTATGGTACGCATCGGTTCGCACCGTATAACCAAAAATCCCATGTTCCATTCGATTCTTCAGCGCCTGAATGACCGATGGTGGAGCAGCGAAGTCCATATCGGCAACCCACATGGGTAGTGCATCCGCGACGCCAAAGATTTCTTCAAGTGCATCCCATTTCTCTGATCCGGTCGTGAGCCGGTTAATTGGCTCGTCAAATGTACTTTTATTATTCATTGCATAAATCCCCCCTTGATATCCGTTCCTTCGACTACAATCGACAGATTATTATCTAATAAATTCGGTAATTTCGCAACTTGCAAATCATCTGGATGAACTCCATGATGTATGTCCCGAAATCCGGGACTTTATTCATGTAAAAACAGGTTTCCGAGCATTCGCATAGCCTGAAGACGAATAACCACCGGTTTCTAAGCCGCTAGTCCTGTTTTTCGTGTAAAACGTTCACAACCTCTCACCAGATGAAATTATGATTCCACCATTTGGTTTCCAACAAGTGATCCCATTCATTTCTTTCATATAATGAATAAGGCATAACATCTTAGTAACTGTTCCGTATCCAAGTCTTAAACAGCAAAAACCACCAGGGCAGGTCATATGTATGACGGCTGCCACTGGTGGTTTTTGCTGATCCTATATTCTAACCGAGTGTTAAGAAGTGAAATAGGAGAAGTGCATTTATCTATTATTTTATGAATTTAATCTTACTACGCCATTACAGGTGCTCATTAAACCATCCAGCTATATGTTCCAGACGGCGAACTCGTAAGTGGGGATTACCTCCCCGGGACAACTCGTGGTTGGCTCCCGGGAAACGAACGAACCGGGCCGTCTGTTTGCGCCGCTTTAAGGCAACATACAGTTGTTCAGCCTGTTCAATCGGACAACGCAGATCCTGCTCACTATGCAATATCAGCAGCGGCGTGCTGACGTTACCGACATAAGCGAGTGGGGAGTGTTTCCACAACTTCTCGGTGTCATCCCATGTATTACCGCCAATCTGATCCTCCGTGAAAAAGAACCCAATATCACTGACTCCGTAGAACGAGAGCCAGTTAGAGATGGAACGCTGAGTGACGGCTGCCTTGAACCGGTCGGTATGTCCAACGATCCAGTTGGTCATGAAGCCGCCATAGCTGCCGCCAGTGACGCCCAGACGGGATTCGTCGATAAACGGATATCGGGACAACGCGTAATCCATCGCTTCCATCAGATCACGGTAATCTCCACCGCCATAATCACCCCGGCAGGCATTCACGAATTGCTGTCCGTATCCGAGCCCTCCTCGCGGGTTGATATATACAACAGCGTATCCCTGTGCTGCGAGGATCTGGAACTCATGCATAAACGTAAACCCATACATCATATGTGGACCGCCATGAATCTCAAGGATGGTTGGGACTTTGACTCCTTCTACCATGCCAGTCGGTTTCAGCATCCAGCCTTGCAGTCGCAGGCCGTCAGAGGTATCAAACCAGAAGGTCTCTGGTGTGCTAAGTTGAATCTCTTCATCCAGTTGAGGATTGCTATGGGTCAAAGGTATGGGCTTGGCCCCGATCTCATCAGGTTGAGTATATAGATAAAGATCACCAGGACTGAGTACATCAGCTACGGCTGCAACGATCTGACCATTCTCCAGCTCAGCAAACTGATAGAACTCTTTC from Paenibacillus sp. JNUCC-31 includes:
- a CDS encoding MalY/PatB family protein; the encoded protein is MNNKSTFDEPINRLTTGSEKWDALEEIFGVADALPMWVADMDFAAPPSVIQALKNRMEHGIFGYTVRTDAYHTAVAGWMERRHNWSINDEWIVFTPGIVPALSIAIQRFTELGDAVVIQTPVYAPFYEVVRGQGRELMTNPLIENNGHYAMDLEHLESCFKTGRVKMLILCSPHNPVGRVWTREELESLATLCVQYNVIMVSDEIHADLVHQRGTHTPLALISEAVADLSMICTAPSKTFNIPGLCTSNIIIPNAKLRESFMQGVKTMGLSNISTLGAVATEAAYNGAEQWLDDCLAYIRGNMEYVQEYVAEHMPQIGIHLPEATYLLWMDFRKLKIPQSQLCNMLLKEAGLAFNDGSNFGAEGTGFMRINVACPRSTVEEAMRRLSMLLSKL